In Deltaproteobacteria bacterium, the sequence TGCGGCGGTGGACAGCCCCTCCTTCCACCTGGTCAAGGCCCTCGACGCCCTGGTCACAACGGACGGCGTCGATCCGGCGATCGACGGCTGGTTCGAGCGCGTCCGCGCCCTCTCGCCGGCGGAGCAGAAGATGATCGACACGGCCGCGCAGCGCTTGAGCGAGGACACGAAGAAGAAACAGTACGGAGTGCGGCGCTGGGTCCGCGACCTCCCCTTCCGCCCGGCGTGGATGCGTCTCGCCGCTCAGCCCACGGTCAACATCGAGGGTCTGGTGGGCGGTTACACGGGTCAGGGCGGCAAGACGGTGCTGCCGCATCGGGCGGTGGCGAAGCTCGACTTCCGCCTCGTGCCGGACATGGCGGTCGACGACTGCCTGAAGAAGCTACGGGCGCATCTCGACAAGCGCGGTTTCGCCGACGTCGAGATCAACGTCGGTGGCGCGTACCCACCGAACACCAGCGCCGCCGACGCTCCAGCGATCCGGGCGGAGGTCGCCACCTATCGAAAGTACGGAATCGATCCGTTGCTCTGGCCGCGCCTCGGCGGATCCTGGCCGGGCTATCTGTTCACAGAGCCGCCGCTGCGCCTGGGCGCCGGTCACTTTGGCCTCGGGCACGGCAGCGGCGCGCACGCTCCGGACGAGTACTACGTCGTCGAGAGCGCAAATCCGAAGATCCAGGGGCTGGACGGCGCGGTGAAATCGTTCGTCGACTACCTGTACGAGCTCGCGTCCTGAGGAATTCCGGCTTCGTCCTGCAGCCCCCGCACCACGAGCTTGTAGGGACAGCGGCGAATGGCCTGCGCCAGCACGGCGAAGCCCGAATGCTCCACGCGCCTGACGTCGGTGAAGTCGATCGAGAAATCCCCCATGCTCTGCCCGATCAGACGCGCGACGGCGGCAGCGCCTTCTCCGTCCAGCTCACCGCCGAGGCGGAGCACCACGCGCCCGTCTTCGATGGATGGAAGCATCTGCAACATGGAACACTCCCGGGAGGGACGGCTGGCATAACTCGAACACCCGCCCGCCGCAATCCGGGAAACCCGCTGTTCAATCGTACAGTATCGACCGCATCGAGAGCGATCCCATGTCGAATCCGGAGAGGGGAAACGTCACCGCGTCCTTGGTGTCGGCGGCGCCCGCCGTGTACAGCACCGGATAGTAATGGTCGGGCGTGGGATGGGAGATTCGCCCGGAAGCGGACTCGGCGAGCCGGGCGAGCGCCGGCCCATCGTGCTGGGCGGCGGCTGCCGCGACGTCGGAGTCGAAGGCGTGCGCCCAGTCGGGCGTCTGCGTCTCGCCGCGCTGCCAGCTGGCGAAGGCGTGACGCAGGTTGTGCGTGACGTTTCCGCTGCCGAGGATGAGGACCCCCTCCTCGCGCAGCGGCGCCAGTGTTTTTCCAATGGCGAGATGCCCGGCCGGTGGAAGCCGTCCGTCGATGCTCAACTGGACAACCGGCAGGTCCGCCTTCGGACGCAGGTACTTGAGGACGGTCCAGGTGCCATGGTCGAGACCCCAGTCGGTCCGGAGCGTGGTCCCCTTGCCGACGAGGTTCGAGACGCGCCTGGCCAGCTCGACGCTTCCAGGCGCCGGGTACTGCTGCTCGTACAGCTCGGGCGGGAACCCGCCGAAGTCGTGGATGGTGCGGGGGTGCTCGTTGCCGGTGACGAAGGTGCCTGGAACGTACCAGTGGGCGGAGATGCTGAGGATGGCGGTCGGCTGTGGCAACAGCTCCCCCAGCTTGCGGAAGCCGCGGGTCCAGTCGTTGTCTTCGATGGCGTTCATCGGCGAGCCGTGGCCGACGAAGAGGACGGGCATGCGCTGCATGACCCAGTCTAGGATGCCCAGGCGATGGCCGCGTTGCCGCCCCGGGTCTTCTTGCTCTCGCCGGCCCGGGCCGGCGGCGAGCGCATGGGACTGCTGCTGAACCCGCGCGCCGGATTCGCACTCGCCTGGGAGTTCCAGCAGAAGGGCGCGGCGTTGGGCGAGGTGTTCCAGTTCGCCAGCGGTCTCTATTTCCGGGGAAAGCTCGCGTACGCGCGCGCCTTCGCGCGCCCGCCGCGCGGCGGGGCGGGCGCGCTCGCCATCGTGCCCGGGCGCGGCCTGATGGACGTCGAGGAGCGGATCACCGCGGACGAGCTGCGCGCCATCGCCGAGGTGCCCGTCGATCTGCGGGACGCGCGGTACCGGGAAGCGCTCGTGCGCGACGCGCTGGCGCTCTCACGGCGGCTGGGCAAGCGCGGAGAAGCGGTGCTGCTCGGAAGCATCGCCACCGGCAAGTATGCGGACGTGCTGGTCGAGATCTTCGGTGACCGGCTGTTGTTCCCGCCTTCGTTCGTCGGGCGCGGCGACATGAGCCGAGGCGGTCTCCTGCTCCGCTGCGTGCGCGCCACGATGGAGCTTCCGTACTCTCCGTTGCGAGGAGCGATCCGCCACGGACCGCGGCCGCCGAAGCTGCCGCGTTATTGATTGGTACCGCCGCGGCCGGCGCCGCCGACGAACCGCTTCGCCCCTTCCCGCGCGCCGGCTGCAAGCGCGCGCAGGCCGTGGCGCAGCTCGTTCTGCATCGCGTCGGGAAAGACGAGATCCACCTGCTCGTGCGCCGACCGCCGATCGGTGCGCAGGCAGAGCTGAGGGAAGGAGGCGATCTCCCGGGCCAGCTCCTCCGCGGCGGCGCGCGCCGCCCCTTCGGGGACCACCCGGTTGGCGAGACCCATCTGCAAGGCCTCCTGCGCGTTCACCGCGCGCCCGGTGAGGATGAGATCGAGCGCGCGCGAGAGCCCGATCAGGCGCGGGAGCCGTACCGTCCCGCCGTCGATCAAAGGCACTCCCCAGCGCCGGCAGAACACGCCGAACGTCGCATCCTCGGCGGCCACGCGCAGGTCGCACCAGAGCGCGAGCTCCAGTCCACCCGCGACGGCGTAACCTTCGACCGCCGCGATCACCGGCTTGTCGAGCAGCAGCCGCGACGGTCCCATGGGTCCGTCGCCTTCCGCCGGGACCCGATCGTAGGCGCCCTCCGCGAACGCCTTCAGATCGGCGCCGGCGCAGAAGGTTTCGCCCTCGCCGAAGAGCACGGCCACGCTCGCCTCGGAATCGGCGTCGAAGGCGCGGAAGGCATCGGCCAGCGCCTTCGCGGTCGCGGGATCGACGGCGTTCCGGGCCTGCGGACGGCTGAGGACCACCGTGGTGATCGCACCTTGCTTCTCGACGCGCACGCTCATGGGCGCAGTCTAGACCACGGCCCGTCCCCTTGCGCGGACCACGTTCGACCCTACCAGCGATAGTCGAGCGTAGTGCTGAGCGCAAAGAGCGCCCACATGTCAAAGGCGGCCGGCCCGAACACCGCGGCGCAGGACGGTCCGAACGGCGAGCGCGCCGAGCCGCGCAAGCCCAGGATCAGATGATCGCTGACGGCCGCCCTGGCGCCCGCGGCGAGCAGCATGTCGACTCCCGAGCCGAACGCGCACTGCGCGTTGACCGAGCGGCGCTGGTCGGCGGCAACGTAGCCCAGCGCGAGCCCGGCATAGGGCTGGACGAAGCGCAGCGGCAGCCGCAACTGGGCGAGCCCGCCGGCGAATGTCGAGGTGAATGCGTAACTGGCGGGAAGACCGTTGTCCGCCTTGAGGCCGCTGCTCAAATACGCGACGTCGACCATCGGGCCGAGAGCGAAGTAATCACTTGGCACAAAGAGGCAATGCGCCGCGATTCCCGGCCCGTCGAAACTGCCTCCGCGCACGTAGGAGGTGGCGACTCCTGCCTCCCAGCTCGTGTTCGTCGGTGCGAAGGCCGCGGCCATCAAGAGCGCATGGACAACCATGGTCCAAGGCTAGGCACGCCGGAGCGCCCATGAAAACGGCGGTAAGGGCCGAACGTCCGACAATGAAACGGCTGCGGCTACCGACCCGCTTGCGCGTCGGATATGGCGGCGGAGAGCAGGGCGCGGGCCGCGGCGAGATCGCGATTCTGCAACGCGGCGCGCGCTGCCTGGACGTCGCGCTGCGCCTGCCCGGTGAACGACCGCTGCGCCTGGTCGAGCTCGGTCTCGATCGCGTAGTTCCCGCCGGCGAGGCGCTGCTGCGCCGCGTAGAGCGCGTCCACGGCGATCTGCACGGAGGCTCGTTGCGCCTGCTGTTGCTCCTCGCTGGCCTGCCGCCTCGCCTCGGCATCGGCGACCTGCTGTCGGAGCTGCTGCAGCTCTTGCACGAGCTGGTCGAGCTTCTGCGCATTCTGTCGCGTCTGCGCGCGCTCCTGCTCGAGCGCGTCGATGCGCGCGCGAAGCTGCTGCATCTCCTGCTGGACCTGATCGGGGCCTGCGTCGCGCTGCACGACCACGCCCCCGTCGGGCGCCGGGGGATTCGGACGGAGCTTCCCGGGAGGATCGGTGCCGAGGAGGATAGGGCGATCGCCGGCGTCCGCCTTCCCGCGCGCTCCACGAGAGGCCGGGCGCGACTGCGCGAGCAGGAGGACGAAGAGAACCGGAATCGTTCCCAGCAATCTCACGGCTGCAATCTAAGCAGCAGGCGCCACGGAAGATGTCGCCGGGCCGAGCGCGAGGAGCTCGCGGACGCGTCTCTCGTCGGGCCCTCGGTAGCGCAGGTCCTCGAGCGACTCCGGAAGCGGGACGTCGCGGCGCAGCGTGGCGAGCTCACGGTAGAGGAAGACGTCCGCCAACCGTTCCCGCAGCGTCTGCGAAAGCCGATCCGCTCCGCGTACGGCCTCGGGCCAGCCGCGCCCGTTCAGCGGGATGTTCTCCAGATGGACGAAACGCGCCAGCAGGGCGGATGCGGTCCTCTCGCCGAAGCCCGGCAGGCCTGGAATGCCGTCGGCGTCGTCGCCGGTCAAAGCGAGATAATCCGGAATCGAGTGCGGCTGGATCCCGCGGCGCTGCAACAGCGCCTGCTCGTCGAGCACGCGCTTGCGGATCACGTCGATCTGCACCACGTGGTCGGACTCCAGGCATTGCCCGAGGTCCTTGTCCGGCGTGAGGATCCGCACCTGGTCGACCTGCCCGGCGTAGCGCGCGGCGGCCGTGGCGAGTGCATCGTCGGCCTCGAATTCGCGCATCGACCACACCACCGCGCCGACCGCGCGCGTCGCCTCTTCCGCGGCGTCGAACTGCGAGCGCAGGTCCGGTGGCACCCCCTCGTCGGACTTGTAGTCCGCGAAGAGGTCGTTGCGGAACGAACGGATCGGGTTGTCGAAGGCGACCGCCACGTGCGTCACCTGCTCGGCGGGATTGGCGAGCAGCGCCAACAGCGACTGCGCCAGCCCCCGGGTCGCCTTGAGCGGATGCGCCGGCCGTTTCGAGTAATGGGCGCGGAAGAGCTCGAAGGTGCCGTCGACGATGTGCAGCCGCATCGACCGAGCATCGCATGGCGGTGACGTCGCCGGTAGTCCCCACGGCAGGCGGGCAGGCAGGCGCCCTCGCGAGCCGTCTCCATACTTTCCCGGGATGCAGTCTTTCGAGCACACGCCTCCCGAGGCGCGCGAGCTACTCTCGCGCCCGATCCGCGATCTTGGGCTGCGTCTCGAAGGCTCGATGCTGGAGAAGTATGTCCAGCAGCTCTACGCGGAGCTCTCCGCGAAGGGCCTCACCGGATTTCGCCCGGCGGTCTACCTGTCGGACGAGTGGTCGTGTCCCGACAAGGAACCCATCATCGGCGTCCCCTTCTATCTCGCGGATCCCAAGATCGCGGAGCTGGAGCGGGCGATCAACGATCTCGAAGACGAGCGCGAGATCCTCATGTACCTCCGCCACGAGGCGGGGCACGCCTTCAACTACGCATATCTCCTGTACGAGACAAGGGAGTGGCTCGATCTGTTCGGGCCCTTCGACCGCCCGTACGTCGACGATTACAAACCGGTGCCTTTCTCCCGCAAGTACGTGCGACACATCGCCGGCTGGTACGCGCAGAAGCATCCCGACGAGGATTTCGCCGAGAGCTTCGCGGTCTGGCTCACTCCCGATTCCGACTGGAAGCGCCGCTACGCGCGCTGGCCCGCCCTGCGCAAGCTCCAGTACGTCGACCGCGTCGCGCGCGAGCTCGCCGATTCGCCGCCGCGCAAGGCGCTGGAGGTGGCCGCACGGGAGCTGCCGGTCGAGGAGATGGCCAGCACCGTCGAGCAGTTCTACCGGGAGCACGAGCGCGACGACACGGCGTTGCTCGACGACGTGCCCGACGCCGAGCTGGAGGACATCTTCGTCCGCAAGGGCGAGGACCTTCGGCCCGCGTCGGCATTCCTCCTCGAGCACCGCAAGGCCATGATCGACAAGATCACCTACTGGACCGGTGTGCGCAGGGTGGTCATCCGCAAGCTGGTCGAGGCCATCGGCCGCCGCGCCCGCGACCTGGAGCTATCGGTGGAGCGGAAGCGCGAGTCCCAGACGCTGGTCGAGGTGGTGGTCTTCGCCACTACGCTGGCGATGAACTACCTCACCCGCGGCGGATTCACGGAGCGTTGATGCCAGGCAATCTCGAGATCGCCGTTCTCTACGAGCCGAGCGACAACACCACGCCGCCGACGGATTCTTCCGGGCGCGTCCGCCACAAGGAGCGGCGCCGGACCCGAACGAGGCGACGCTGGCACGGTCCGGAGCGGCGGCAGAAGATC encodes:
- the ygiD gene encoding 4,5-DOPA dioxygenase extradiol, translating into MPVLFVGHGSPMNAIEDNDWTRGFRKLGELLPQPTAILSISAHWYVPGTFVTGNEHPRTIHDFGGFPPELYEQQYPAPGSVELARRVSNLVGKGTTLRTDWGLDHGTWTVLKYLRPKADLPVVQLSIDGRLPPAGHLAIGKTLAPLREEGVLILGSGNVTHNLRHAFASWQRGETQTPDWAHAFDSDVAAAAAQHDGPALARLAESASGRISHPTPDHYYPVLYTAGAADTKDAVTFPLSGFDMGSLSMRSILYD
- a CDS encoding flap endonuclease — protein: MRLHIVDGTFELFRAHYSKRPAHPLKATRGLAQSLLALLANPAEQVTHVAVAFDNPIRSFRNDLFADYKSDEGVPPDLRSQFDAAEEATRAVGAVVWSMREFEADDALATAAARYAGQVDQVRILTPDKDLGQCLESDHVVQIDVIRKRVLDEQALLQRRGIQPHSIPDYLALTGDDADGIPGLPGFGERTASALLARFVHLENIPLNGRGWPEAVRGADRLSQTLRERLADVFLYRELATLRRDVPLPESLEDLRYRGPDERRVRELLALGPATSSVAPAA
- a CDS encoding crotonase/enoyl-CoA hydratase family protein, yielding MSVRVEKQGAITTVVLSRPQARNAVDPATAKALADAFRAFDADSEASVAVLFGEGETFCAGADLKAFAEGAYDRVPAEGDGPMGPSRLLLDKPVIAAVEGYAVAGGLELALWCDLRVAAEDATFGVFCRRWGVPLIDGGTVRLPRLIGLSRALDLILTGRAVNAQEALQMGLANRVVPEGAARAAAEELAREIASFPQLCLRTDRRSAHEQVDLVFPDAMQNELRHGLRALAAGAREGAKRFVGGAGRGGTNQ